A genomic stretch from Sporocytophaga myxococcoides includes:
- a CDS encoding NAD(P)-dependent oxidoreductase: MKFIIVDEMHPSIVSMLEGIGIVPDYRPSITRADLLKIVMNYEGLIVRSKVKIDKDLLEKASSLKIIARAGAGLDQIDIEEVERRKIKVLNAPEGNRDAVGEHAVGMLLSLMNKMQTGDKEVRNGIWKREKNRGYEIGGLTIGIIGYGNMGRAFAKRIKGFGCRVIAYDKYISGYSDEFAEEVTIENIFKNADVLSLHIPLTEVSRGMVDKKFIKNFTKDFWLVNTARGEIVKQADLIEALDSGKIRGAALDVLENEKFETLTSIQKLNLQNLVERENMLFTPHVAGWTYESLVKINEVIVKKLRESIGKI, encoded by the coding sequence ATGAAATTTATTATTGTTGATGAAATGCATCCTTCCATAGTTTCTATGTTGGAAGGGATAGGCATAGTACCTGATTACAGGCCGTCTATTACCCGAGCCGATCTTTTAAAGATTGTGATGAATTATGAAGGGCTGATAGTAAGAAGCAAAGTGAAAATCGATAAGGACTTATTGGAAAAGGCATCTAGTCTTAAGATAATAGCAAGAGCCGGGGCAGGGCTAGATCAAATTGACATAGAAGAAGTCGAGCGAAGAAAGATAAAAGTTTTAAATGCTCCTGAAGGAAACAGAGATGCAGTTGGCGAACATGCTGTTGGAATGCTTCTATCATTAATGAACAAGATGCAGACAGGAGACAAGGAAGTGAGGAACGGAATATGGAAGAGAGAAAAAAACAGAGGATATGAAATAGGAGGGCTTACGATCGGAATTATTGGTTATGGTAACATGGGTAGAGCATTTGCTAAAAGGATCAAAGGTTTTGGATGCAGGGTTATAGCCTATGATAAATATATATCAGGATATTCGGACGAATTTGCTGAAGAAGTTACAATAGAAAATATATTTAAAAATGCTGATGTATTAAGTCTGCATATCCCATTGACAGAAGTGTCAAGAGGAATGGTTGATAAGAAATTTATCAAAAACTTTACAAAGGATTTCTGGTTAGTTAATACCGCCAGAGGAGAAATTGTGAAACAGGCAGATTTGATAGAAGCATTGGATTCAGGTAAGATAAGAGGGGCAGCATTAGATGTTCTTGAAAATGAAAAATTTGAAACATTAACATCGATTCAAAAACTTAATCTTCAGAATCTGGTTGAAAGAGAAAATATGTTGTTTACCCCGCATGTAGCAGGGTGGACCTATGAGTCATTGGTTAAAATTAATGAAGTGATAGTTAAAAAGCTCAGAGAATCAATAGGTAAGATTTGA